From a region of the Neobacillus niacini genome:
- a CDS encoding IS3 family transposase (programmed frameshift), producing the protein MSKIIFNEIQMKLLEQNPNVQHVSERSISYKPEFKVEAIKENSNGKGPAQIFIEHGFDLEVIGTDKPGQCLKRWRKTYEEFGEDGFFTERRGKGATGRPSSKPLSAEDNLKKAEARIKYLEAELGILKKVRRTRKAGEEEEKVTISEKYALIENTIRKFNLKHMVKFLCEKAEVSRSGYYAWLKAENKRNKREENDWKDYELIKEIFDKKKGYAGALTIKMILENDYFVEMNHKKIRRIMRKYNLVATVRQINPYKQMAKATQEHKTLPNLLNREFNQEEPGKVLLTDITYVYFGSSQPAYLSCVKDASTREIMAYHLSKTLKMDLVYSTLDKLSDALGGIIHPEAMIHSDQGFHYTHPEFQKRVKKMELTQSMSRKGNCWDNAPMESFFGHLKDEVDYSSCQTFEELQELIGNYMEEYNNSRYQWSLNKMTPAQYRSHLLAA; encoded by the exons TTGAGTAAAATTATTTTTAATGAGATTCAAATGAAGTTACTTGAACAGAACCCTAATGTACAACACGTATCTGAGCGTTCGATATCCTATAAACCAGAGTTTAAGGTTGAAGCAATTAAGGAAAATTCAAATGGTAAAGGTCCTGCCCAAATTTTTATTGAACACGGATTTGACTTAGAGGTAATTGGGACTGATAAACCAGGACAATGTTTGAAACGCTGGAGGAAAACATATGAGGAGTTTGGAGAGGATGGCTTCTTCACAGAACGACGTGGAAAAGGAGCTACAGGTAGACCTTCTTCAAAGCCTCTTTCGGCGGAGGACAACCTTAAGAAAGCTGAAGCGCGTATTAAATATTTAGAAGCTGAACTTG GAATTCTTAAAAAAGTTAGACGAACTCGAAAGGCAGGCGAAGAAGAAGAAAAAGTAACAATTTCAGAGAAGTATGCGCTTATTGAAAATACAATTCGAAAGTTTAATCTTAAACATATGGTGAAATTCCTATGTGAAAAGGCTGAGGTTAGTCGAAGTGGATATTATGCTTGGCTAAAGGCTGAGAACAAGCGTAATAAACGAGAAGAGAACGATTGGAAAGATTATGAGTTAATCAAGGAAATATTCGATAAGAAAAAGGGATACGCAGGTGCCTTAACAATTAAAATGATTTTAGAGAATGATTATTTTGTGGAGATGAATCATAAAAAGATTCGTCGCATTATGAGAAAGTATAATTTAGTAGCGACAGTCCGCCAGATAAATCCTTATAAGCAAATGGCCAAAGCAACACAAGAACATAAGACCCTCCCTAACCTATTAAATAGGGAATTTAACCAAGAAGAACCTGGGAAAGTATTATTAACAGATATTACTTATGTGTATTTCGGTTCTTCGCAACCTGCCTATTTATCATGTGTAAAAGATGCTTCTACAAGGGAAATTATGGCTTACCATTTGTCCAAAACTTTAAAAATGGATCTGGTGTATTCTACATTGGACAAGCTCTCTGATGCACTGGGTGGAATCATTCATCCAGAAGCTATGATTCACTCGGACCAAGGGTTCCATTATACCCATCCAGAATTTCAAAAAAGAGTTAAAAAGATGGAACTCACTCAGTCGATGTCCCGTAAGGGGAATTGTTGGGATAATGCCCCAATGGAATCATTCTTTGGGCATTTAAAGGATGAAGTTGACTATTCTTCATGCCAAACCTTTGAAGAATTACAAGAATTGATAGGAAACTATATGGAGGAATACAACAATAGCCGTTATCAGTGGAGTCTAAATAAAATGACTCCGGCACAATACCGGAGTCACTTATTAGCAGCGTAA
- a CDS encoding OmpL47-type beta-barrel domain-containing protein, whose product MQKKNKYVLHLFLAFFLVISFFGTSISTKAANDVTPPTLESLKVSHSNVTSGNQVQIQAKVTDDLSGVDYVAITYNAPTGNGSKYTRLYYNESTGLYEGSFTIGEYDAMGIWNIGYIYFYDKLQNSYAYYHNLNSQQKYDSYEYKDLSEYAITVSGNVSDDQAPKLNSLTVTPKEVSKGDTVLISANITDNLSGVDYVAITYNAPTGNGSKYTRLYYNESTGLYEGSFTIGEYDAMGIWNIGYIYFYDKLQNSYAYYHNSNSQQKYDNYEYKNLSDFSFNVKESDSEPPVTKMTTNSNSREWNLSDVQVELNAVDNSTGVAKTEYRINYGDWQEYTAPFKVTLEGQNKVEFRSIDTAGNKETIKSEIVKIDKTSPVTTHSDIPTNWTKKDVSATLSTTDENSGVAKTEYRINNGEWTEYNGSFNSFIEGMNTVDYRSVDNAGNVEAYKSFEVDIDKTVPQTTLSPVKDEWYNSDVTLTLESSDNLSGVARTEYRVNNGDWQAYNGTISISDEGINKVEFRSIDNAGNVEKTKSVEIKIDKTAPTLNVSFDQSVLTDRNHQLVPIKVLVDAKDTLSGVALFELVSVVSNQMDNGKGDGNTSQDIQGAEIGTSDTNFSVRVERSGSGDRVYTVTYKATDNAGNTVTTSQDIVVKQNNSNN is encoded by the coding sequence ATGCAAAAGAAAAATAAATATGTTCTTCACTTATTTTTAGCCTTTTTTCTTGTAATTTCTTTTTTCGGAACTTCGATTTCAACAAAAGCTGCCAACGATGTAACACCACCAACTTTGGAATCACTAAAGGTTTCTCATTCAAATGTCACCTCTGGCAATCAGGTTCAGATTCAAGCAAAAGTGACTGATGACCTTTCTGGAGTAGACTATGTTGCGATCACATATAATGCACCAACTGGAAATGGTTCAAAATACACAAGACTTTACTATAACGAGTCAACTGGATTATATGAAGGAAGTTTTACAATCGGTGAATATGACGCTATGGGCATTTGGAACATAGGCTATATTTATTTTTATGATAAACTTCAAAACAGTTATGCGTATTATCACAACTTAAATTCCCAACAAAAATACGATAGCTATGAATATAAAGACTTAAGTGAATACGCAATAACTGTGTCAGGAAACGTTAGCGATGATCAAGCACCGAAATTAAATAGTTTAACTGTTACTCCAAAAGAGGTTTCTAAAGGAGATACAGTTCTTATTTCAGCTAACATAACTGATAATCTGTCTGGAGTAGACTATGTTGCAATCACATATAATGCACCAACTGGAAATGGTTCAAAATACACAAGACTTTACTATAACGAGTCAACTGGATTATATGAAGGAAGTTTTACAATCGGTGAATATGACGCTATGGGCATTTGGAACATAGGCTATATTTATTTTTATGATAAACTTCAAAACAGTTATGCGTATTATCACAACTCAAATTCCCAACAAAAATACGATAACTATGAATATAAGAACTTAAGTGATTTTAGTTTTAATGTAAAAGAATCAGATTCCGAACCACCGGTTACAAAGATGACAACTAACTCCAATTCTAGAGAATGGAATTTATCAGATGTGCAAGTAGAGTTAAATGCTGTAGATAATTCAACTGGTGTAGCTAAAACAGAGTACCGGATAAATTATGGGGATTGGCAAGAATACACAGCACCGTTCAAAGTAACACTAGAAGGTCAAAACAAAGTGGAGTTTAGAAGTATTGATACTGCAGGAAATAAAGAAACGATAAAAAGTGAAATTGTAAAAATTGATAAAACTTCACCTGTCACAACTCATAGCGATATTCCAACAAATTGGACTAAAAAAGATGTTTCTGCAACATTATCAACTACTGATGAAAATTCTGGTGTAGCAAAAACAGAATACCGGATCAATAACGGTGAATGGACTGAATATAATGGATCATTCAACTCCTTTATTGAAGGTATGAACACGGTTGATTACAGAAGTGTCGATAATGCTGGAAATGTAGAAGCATATAAAAGTTTTGAGGTGGACATAGACAAAACAGTTCCTCAAACCACATTAAGTCCAGTAAAGGACGAATGGTATAATTCAGATGTAACATTAACACTTGAATCCTCAGATAATCTATCTGGCGTGGCAAGAACAGAATATAGAGTGAATAATGGAGATTGGCAAGCCTACAACGGAACTATTTCAATTAGTGATGAAGGAATAAATAAAGTTGAATTTAGAAGTATCGATAATGCTGGTAACGTTGAAAAAACTAAATCAGTCGAAATAAAAATTGACAAAACAGCACCAACTTTAAACGTTTCTTTTGATCAATCAGTCCTAACAGATAGAAACCACCAGTTAGTTCCAATAAAAGTATTGGTAGATGCTAAAGATACCTTATCAGGTGTTGCCTTATTTGAATTGGTATCCGTTGTAAGTAATCAAATGGATAACGGAAAAGGTGATGGAAACACGTCTCAAGATATACAAGGTGCCGAAATCGGTACATCCGATACAAACTTCTCTGTACGTGTTGAAAGAAGTGGAAGTGGAGACCGCGTTTATACTGTTACCTATAAAGCTACCGATAATGCCGGAAACACAGTTACCACTTCCCAAGATATTGTGGTGAAACAGAATAATTCCAACAATTAA
- the ppsA gene encoding phosphoenolpyruvate synthase codes for MCSLVLGFQEIKTTQLTLVGGKGLNLGRLSTIQGIQVPEGFCVTTVGFQKAIEQIEAFPALLDQLSMLKMEDRDQISVVSRKIRQTLKEVKIPSDVEKEVTHYLSQFGKEHAYAVRSSATAEDLQHASFAGQQDTYLNIIGKESILEHIKKCWASLFTDRAVIYRMKNGFDHREVSLSVIVQKMIFPQASGVLFTADPITSNRKLLSIDASFGLGEALVSGLVTPDSYKVQEDKIVDKMIAVKKLAIHGRKEGGTETQQIDSDQQKLQTLTDQQILQLANIGRQIEDYFGSPQDIEWCLADDTFYIVQSRPITTLFPIPEANDQENHVYISVGHQQMMTDPMSPLGLSFYLLITPAPMRKAGGRLFVDVAPMLASPVSRKTILDNAGKSDPLIKDALLTLIERGDFIKTLPNDEKAPIQRRNNTDILAEIENNPTIVTDLINNSQSSIEELKQNIQKKSGTDLFDYILEDIQQLKKTLFDPQSSAVIMSAFNASSWINEKMNEWLGEKNAADTLSLSAPNNITSEMGLALLDVADVIRPYPEVVHYLQQVKDDDFLDELVKFDGGKEAQEAIISYLNKYGMRCAGEIDIAKARWSEKPTTLVPMILSNIKKYKPGASNRKFEQGRQEALKKEQDLLERLKQLQDGAQKAEETKRMVRLLQKFIGYREYPKYGMITRYFVYKKALLKEAQQLVKAKLIYEKEDIYYLTFDELHEVVRTNKLDYEIINNRKDQYQFYDKLTPPRVITSDGEIIRGQYKRENLPAEAIVGLPVSSGIIEGRARVILNMEEADIEDGDILVTSFTDPGWTPLFVSIKGLVTEVGGLMTHGAVIAREYGLPAAVGVENATKLIKDGQRIRVNGTDGYIEIL; via the coding sequence ATGTGTTCTCTGGTTCTCGGTTTTCAGGAAATAAAAACTACACAGCTTACGCTGGTTGGTGGAAAAGGATTAAATTTAGGAAGATTATCAACCATTCAAGGTATACAAGTACCAGAAGGTTTTTGTGTGACAACTGTAGGATTTCAGAAAGCCATCGAACAGATCGAAGCATTTCCAGCATTGTTAGATCAACTATCCATGCTAAAAATGGAAGATCGAGATCAAATCAGTGTAGTGAGCAGGAAGATTCGACAAACGCTTAAAGAAGTTAAAATTCCTTCTGATGTTGAAAAAGAAGTTACTCACTATCTCTCCCAGTTTGGAAAGGAACATGCTTATGCCGTGCGTTCTAGTGCCACTGCTGAAGATTTACAACACGCCTCTTTTGCCGGGCAGCAAGACACCTACCTAAATATCATCGGAAAAGAATCCATCTTGGAGCATATTAAAAAGTGCTGGGCTTCCCTCTTTACGGATCGCGCGGTCATTTACCGTATGAAAAACGGATTTGACCATCGTGAAGTTTCTTTATCCGTTATCGTTCAAAAAATGATTTTCCCACAGGCATCAGGCGTTTTATTTACCGCTGACCCGATTACGTCGAATCGAAAGCTGCTATCCATTGACGCTAGTTTTGGGCTAGGAGAAGCATTGGTCTCTGGCCTAGTCACACCCGATTCTTATAAAGTACAGGAAGATAAAATCGTTGATAAGATGATAGCAGTCAAAAAATTGGCTATCCATGGACGAAAAGAAGGTGGAACAGAGACACAGCAAATCGATTCTGATCAGCAAAAGCTTCAAACACTTACTGATCAACAAATTTTACAACTGGCAAACATCGGAAGACAGATTGAAGATTATTTTGGGAGTCCACAAGATATTGAATGGTGTTTGGCTGATGATACCTTTTATATCGTCCAGAGTCGTCCTATCACTACTTTATTCCCCATTCCCGAAGCAAATGATCAAGAAAATCACGTCTATATATCTGTTGGTCATCAACAAATGATGACTGACCCCATGAGTCCATTGGGCTTGTCCTTTTATCTGTTAATAACTCCTGCACCCATGCGTAAGGCTGGTGGAAGGCTGTTTGTTGATGTAGCACCAATGCTCGCTTCGCCTGTCAGCAGAAAAACAATATTAGATAACGCGGGAAAATCAGATCCGCTCATAAAAGACGCTCTCTTGACACTCATTGAGCGAGGAGATTTTATTAAAACATTACCAAATGATGAAAAAGCACCGATTCAAAGAAGAAACAATACGGATATACTTGCCGAGATTGAAAACAATCCGACCATTGTTACTGATCTAATTAATAATAGTCAATCATCGATAGAAGAGTTAAAACAAAACATCCAAAAGAAATCAGGAACCGATTTGTTTGATTATATTCTAGAAGATATCCAGCAATTAAAGAAGACATTATTTGATCCACAAAGTTCAGCTGTCATTATGTCTGCTTTTAATGCTTCATCATGGATCAATGAAAAAATGAACGAGTGGCTAGGTGAAAAAAACGCAGCAGATACGCTTTCTCTATCTGCACCAAACAATATTACTTCAGAAATGGGTCTGGCACTATTGGATGTTGCAGATGTGATTCGTCCTTATCCAGAAGTAGTTCATTATTTACAGCAGGTAAAAGATGATGACTTTTTGGATGAACTGGTTAAGTTCGACGGCGGTAAGGAAGCCCAAGAAGCAATAATTTCGTATCTCAATAAATACGGTATGCGATGTGCTGGAGAAATCGATATTGCAAAAGCACGCTGGAGTGAAAAACCAACTACACTTGTCCCCATGATTCTGAGTAACATCAAAAAATATAAGCCTGGTGCTAGCAATCGGAAATTTGAGCAAGGGCGTCAGGAAGCCTTGAAAAAAGAACAAGATTTGTTAGAACGCTTGAAGCAATTACAAGATGGTGCACAAAAAGCCGAAGAGACAAAACGTATGGTACGCCTACTTCAGAAATTCATCGGATATCGTGAATATCCAAAATACGGCATGATTACTCGCTACTTCGTTTATAAAAAGGCTTTACTGAAGGAAGCACAACAACTCGTAAAAGCCAAACTTATTTATGAAAAAGAAGATATCTACTATCTCACTTTTGATGAACTTCACGAGGTAGTACGTACAAACAAACTGGATTATGAGATTATCAATAACCGAAAAGATCAATATCAATTTTATGATAAACTAACTCCCCCACGTGTGATCACCTCTGATGGTGAAATCATAAGGGGTCAGTACAAACGAGAAAATCTCCCTGCAGAGGCAATCGTTGGCCTGCCTGTTTCTTCCGGAATAATAGAAGGTCGTGCCCGTGTCATCTTAAACATGGAAGAAGCTGATATCGAAGATGGGGATATCTTAGTCACCTCTTTTACGGACCCTGGCTGGACCCCGTTATTTGTATCGATAAAAGGTCTCGTCACCGAAGTTGGCGGGCTGATGACCCATGGAGCTGTGATCGCACGTGAATATGGCTTACCAGCTGCTGTTGGAGTAGAAAATGCTACCAAGCTGATAAAAGACGGGCAGCGAATTCGCGTGAATGGAACAGATGGGTATATCGAAATTTTGTAG
- a CDS encoding DinB family protein, which translates to METIQSMFKHLHWANQRILQTLQNGQENKKAINLFSHILHAENVWNTRLKGADSSHLPIWEEVSLESCVEMVNQNHHNYDELLSTLFNSNLDQLVSYKNSNGTEFDNSIRDILTHVALHGQYHRGQINQLLRAANKEPISVDYIIFKR; encoded by the coding sequence TTGGAAACAATCCAATCTATGTTTAAGCATTTACATTGGGCGAATCAACGAATTCTACAAACCTTACAAAACGGGCAAGAGAACAAGAAGGCCATTAATCTCTTTTCCCATATTCTGCATGCGGAAAACGTTTGGAATACTAGATTAAAAGGCGCAGATAGTTCACATTTACCTATCTGGGAAGAAGTTAGTTTAGAATCATGTGTCGAGATGGTTAATCAAAATCATCACAACTATGATGAATTACTTTCAACGTTATTCAATTCTAATCTAGATCAACTAGTCTCTTATAAAAATAGTAACGGTACAGAATTCGATAATTCCATAAGGGACATCTTAACCCATGTTGCTCTTCATGGTCAGTACCATCGAGGACAGATCAATCAACTTCTAAGAGCAGCAAACAAGGAACCAATAAGCGTTGACTATATTATATTTAAAAGATGA
- a CDS encoding MATE family efflux transporter, with protein MKLIKDILRLAIPSIATFSSMTVTGLLVLMIVGKLGAAAIAVVGITNILMYNLWAIFSGNQGAINYLVAQNYGSKNMKLGNQRMQIAIILAAFQAILLFGVSFVFPHFILEVMGSNETILELGSSYVQVRMYGMMFTVFNILFYAYMRATGDTRTPMNISIINSVMVVIFTYVLAYGKFGFPNLGLQGAGWSMVVAEGITLLLNLLVYFRSYNEKYFTRSWVRMELAQIRLILFEGSKLGITELSNSIGMLVFTACITRLGTVAIAANEIALNILSFGFMPANGFGAASTVGIGQAIGRGRPLEAKKFGLVTVYLGLGFMALFSVCLFLFAEPVAKLYTSETAVVVTAISLIHLASFIQLFSGANIIFAGGLRGVGDTTFLSRAALVLNWIFFIPCTILLTQVFDLGQTGAWIAFSSLIVLQGLTNALRYLFYKWNSAQSKNVPIAEVTSLHV; from the coding sequence ATGAAACTGATTAAGGATATTCTTCGTTTGGCGATTCCATCAATTGCAACCTTTTCGTCCATGACGGTTACAGGTTTACTGGTCTTGATGATTGTTGGGAAATTAGGGGCAGCAGCCATTGCAGTAGTTGGAATCACCAACATTTTGATGTACAATTTATGGGCCATTTTTTCCGGAAACCAAGGAGCTATCAACTACTTGGTTGCTCAAAATTACGGCTCTAAGAATATGAAACTAGGCAATCAACGAATGCAGATTGCCATTATTCTAGCAGCCTTTCAGGCCATACTGTTATTTGGTGTCAGCTTTGTGTTTCCTCATTTTATTTTGGAAGTAATGGGCTCAAACGAAACCATTCTCGAATTAGGGTCTTCTTATGTTCAAGTGCGAATGTACGGTATGATGTTCACTGTTTTTAATATTCTCTTCTACGCCTACATGAGAGCCACCGGTGATACACGTACACCGATGAATATCTCCATCATTAACAGTGTTATGGTGGTAATATTCACCTATGTTCTCGCCTATGGGAAGTTTGGCTTTCCAAACTTAGGATTGCAGGGAGCGGGCTGGAGTATGGTAGTGGCCGAGGGGATTACCCTGCTATTAAATCTCCTAGTGTATTTCCGTTCTTACAACGAAAAATATTTTACCCGTTCTTGGGTGCGAATGGAGCTAGCACAAATTCGGTTAATATTATTCGAAGGTTCGAAGCTGGGGATTACAGAATTGTCTAACAGCATAGGAATGCTGGTGTTTACTGCCTGTATTACCCGTCTTGGCACAGTGGCCATTGCGGCCAATGAAATTGCTTTAAATATCCTGTCCTTCGGTTTTATGCCGGCAAATGGATTTGGGGCTGCTTCTACTGTTGGAATTGGGCAAGCGATTGGAAGAGGCAGACCGCTGGAAGCGAAGAAGTTCGGGTTAGTGACAGTTTATTTGGGACTAGGATTCATGGCGTTATTTTCCGTATGTTTATTCTTGTTTGCCGAGCCTGTCGCGAAACTGTATACGTCTGAAACAGCGGTAGTAGTAACAGCGATTTCTCTGATTCATTTAGCTTCCTTTATTCAACTGTTTAGTGGGGCTAACATCATTTTTGCCGGGGGATTAAGGGGTGTCGGTGATACCACCTTCCTATCTCGGGCAGCCTTGGTGTTAAACTGGATTTTCTTCATTCCTTGTACCATTCTATTAACACAGGTGTTTGATTTAGGACAGACAGGTGCGTGGATCGCTTTTTCAAGTTTAATTGTTCT